In Salvelinus fontinalis isolate EN_2023a unplaced genomic scaffold, ASM2944872v1 scaffold_0002, whole genome shotgun sequence, one DNA window encodes the following:
- the LOC129841844 gene encoding brain-specific angiogenesis inhibitor 1-associated protein 2-like encodes MSRSDEVNKMTENVYKGILDQFNPSLKNFVTMGKHYEKALTGVTVAAKGYFDGLVKLGELASDSQGSKELGDTLFQMAEVHRQIQVQLVDVLKLFHSELLSQLEQKLELDIKYLTATLKKYQSERKSKSESIERCQSQLKKLRRKSQGSRHPNKYGDREMQYVELMSRRQAELDTLVAVGYRSALTEERRRYCFLVDRQCSVTKLLINYHCKVRELLSQKLSSWQQSCSQPTRLPERALNLLRHTAPQGSGASGIADLLRHAKLGAAPPEQRLSVQEVPPLLNGGSQQQRPIPSSSQSDIPQPQNSPEPQTFRSLAATGGAIGGSGAGSPQQTSTPISVSASPNANNNISANAITTANTPTTSSTVGSSQAQQTSLLLANSTSSLSPSLILSTVLSLSQGSPSYSSLQGLALPLSLSAPHSPPLPHSAPLSRAITPSLHHQGVLGGGNTPLLSHNPMLMKAAEMYGTSTLPLPRRPVSEARVGGFMGSTLPRDRVLPLSSPSRVEAIFAHAPGGSEGSGVGGACLLHFLPGDALSLLISEPRDGWHYGQNERTGRKGWFPFSYTQPYPNTLDPLDSSSPLLSKVNSTSTGQLDKLVSPCLPALTPESEEERSFPPQRVSTFRPRPYSMADSNQVSLRPKVRGEGVEWAGPPDRPALSMLMQELSSDFASPPPSPTWTNPFAHVRLRKTVTNDRSAPIIE; translated from the exons atgtctcGTTCAGACGAGGTCAACAAGATGACAGAAAACGTGTATAAG GGGATTCTAGACCAGTTCAACCCCAGTCTGAAGAACTTTGTGACCATGGGGAAACACTATGAGAAAGCCCTGACAG GAGTGACGGTAGCAGCCAAGGGATACTTCGATGGTCTGGTCAAACTGGGAGAACTGGCCAGCGACAGCCAAGGGTCCAAAGAACTGG GAGACACGTTATTCCAGATGGCTGAGGTGCACAGGCAGATTCAGGTTCAACTGGTGGATGTG TTGAAGCTGTTCCATTCTGAGCTGCTGTCCCAGTTGGAGCAAAAGCTGGAGTTGGACATTAAATATCTTACC GCCACGTTGAAGAAATATCAGAGTGAGCGCAAGTCGAAGTCGGAATCTATCGAGCGCTGCCAATCACAGCTCAAGAAGCTGCGCAGGAAGAGCCAGGGCAGTCGCCACCCCAACAAGTACGGAGATAGGGAGATGCAG TATGTGGAGCTAATGAGTCGTCGTCAGGCTGAGCTGGACACGCTGGTTGCTGTGGGTTACCGCTCAGCGCtgacggaggagaggagacgatACTGCTTCCTTGTGGACCGCCAGTGTTCCGTCACCAAGCTGCTCATCAACTACCACtgcaag GTGAGAGAGCTCCTGTCACAGAAGCTGTCCTCATGGCAACAGTCATGCTCCCAGCCAACCAGACTACCTGAACGGGCGCTCAACCTGCTGCGTCACACCGCCCCTCAGGGCTCTGGGGCATCTGGGATAGCTGATCTCCTCCGACATGCTAAACTGGGCGCTGCACCTCCAGAACAG AGGCTGTCAGTACAGGAGGTGCCTCCCTTGTTGAATGGTGGCTCCCAGCAGCAGAGACCCATCCCCTCTTCTTCCCAGAGTGACATCCCCCAGCCCCAAAACTCCCCCGAACCCCAGACCTTCCGCTCCCTCGCTGCCACTGGAGGGGCTATTGGAGGGAGTGGGGCAGGCTCCCCTCAGCAGACCAGCACGCCTATTAGTGTCTCAGCTAGCCCCAATGCTAACAACAACATAAGTGCTAATGCTATCACTACTGCTAACActcccaccacctcctccacggTTGGCTCCAGCCAAGCCCAGCAGACCTCTCTTCTTCTGGCCAACAGCACCTCCAGCCTTTCTCCTAGTCTGATCCTCTCCACTGTGCTTTCTCTCAGCCAGGGCTCCCCATCCTACTCCTCCCTACAGGGCCTGGCCCTGCCGCTGTCCCTCAGTGCCCCTCACAGTCCTCCACTACCCCACAGTGCACCTCTCTCCAGAGCCATAACCCCCTCGCTGCACCACCAGGGAGTGCTAGGAGGAGGGAACACACCATTGCTGTCCCATAATCCCATGCTGATGAAGGCAGCGGAGATGTATGGAACATCTACGCTGCCTTTGCCTAGGAGACCAGTCAGCGAGGCCCGGGTGGGAGGGTTTATGG GTTCCACTCTGCCCAGAGACcgagttctccctctctccagcccgTCTCGTGTGGAAGCCATATTTGCCCACGCTCCTGGGGGTTCAGAGGGCAGTGGAGTGGGCGGGGCCTGCTTACTTCACTTCCTGCCAGGCGACGCTCTCAGCCTCCTCATCTCTGAGCCCAGAGACGGGTGGCACTATGGCCAGAACGAACGGACGGGACG GAAAGGCTGGTTCCCTTTCTCCTACACTCAGCCCTACCCCAACACCTTGGATCCCCTCGACAGCAG CTCCCCGCTCCTCTCTAAGGTCAACAGTACCAGTACGGGTCAGTTAGATAAGCTGGTCTCCCCttgtctgcctgccctgacccctgaGTCCGAGGAGGAGCGCTCATTCCCCCCTCAAAGGGTCAGCACCTTCCGCCCGCGCCCATACAGCATGGCCGACTCCAACCAGGTCAGCCTGAGGCCGAAGGTCAGAGGTGAAGGGGTTGAGTGGGCAGGGCCCCCTGACCGACCGGCTCTGTCAATGCTGATGCAAGAG CTCTCCTCAGACTttgcctctcctccaccctccccaaCCTG GACCAACCCATTTGCCCATGTCCGGCTCAGAAAGACGGTGACCAACGATCGCTCTGCACCCATCATCGAATAG